Proteins co-encoded in one Microcebus murinus isolate Inina chromosome 5, M.murinus_Inina_mat1.0, whole genome shotgun sequence genomic window:
- the CALHM6 gene encoding calcium homeostasis modulator protein 6: MKPMEKFQAVLDLHLKHHRALSYGLVTLLTAGGERIFSAVVFQCPCTTATWNLTYGLVFLLVPALVLFLLGYALSTRTWRLVTGCCRRARSAHSRCCSRQLRCVQVCMELTAAAALAPLTWVAVALLGGSFFECAASGSAALARSLCRDRHPNCTAQLPLVPCGKATAAGVQDLLLQLKSQSQVVGWCLIAAVIICFLIFTCVSRCLSPVSFLQLKFWKIYLEEEQKILKGQATEHASELAKENVKCFFERLPPRQLNTPSIKEWQQISSLYTFNPNDQYYSLLHKYVNRKKDSDSIKSSEGDAMIPALGFVDSSGITNTFQL, from the exons ATGAAGCCAATGGAGAAGTTTCAGGCAGTGCTGGACTTGCACCTCAAGCACCACCGCGCGCTGAGCTACGGCCTGGTGACTCTGCTGACGGCGGGCGGGGAGCGCATCTTCTCCGCCGTCGTGTTCCAGTGCCCCTGCACCACCGCCACCTGGAACCTGACCTACGGCCTGGTCTTCCTGCTGGTGCCGGCGCTCGTGCTCTTCCTCCTGGGCTACGCgctgagcacgcgcacgtggcgCCTGGTGACCGGCTGCTGTAGGCGCGCGCGGAGCGCCCACTCGAGGTGCTGCTCCCGCCAGCTGCGCTGCGTCCAGGTGTGCATGGAGCTGACCGCGGCCGCCGCGCTCGCGCCCCTCACCTGGGTGGCCGTGGCGCTGCTCGGGGGCTCCTTCTTCGAGTGCGCGGCCAGCGGGAGCGCGGCCCTGGCGCGGAGCCTGTGCCGGGACCGGCACCCAAACTGCACGGCCCAGCTGCCGCTGGTGCCCTGCGGCAAGGCCACGGCGGCCGGCGTGCAGGACCTCCTGCTGCAGCTCAAGTCTCAGTCACAG GTGGTGGGCTGGTGCCTGATAGCAGCTGTTATCATCTGCTTTCTGATTTTTACCTGTGTCTCCCGCTGCCTATCTCCAGTTAGTTTTCTGCAGTTGAAATTCTGGAAAATCTATTTGGAAGAGGAGCAGAAGATCCTTAAAGGCCAAGCCACAGAGCATGCGAGTGAATTGGCAAAAGAGAATGTTAAATGTTTCTTTGAGCGCTTGCCTCCAAGACAATTGAACACCCCAAGCATTAAAGAGTGGCAGCAAATTTCATCACTATATACTTTCAACCCAAATGACCAGTACTACAGCTTGTTGCACAAATATGTTAACAGAAAAAAGGACAGTGACAGTATCAAATCTTCCGAAGGAGATGCAATGATTCCTGCTCTTGGATTTGTAGATTCATCTGGTATAACTAACACTTTTCAGTTATGA